In the Rhododendron vialii isolate Sample 1 chromosome 2a, ASM3025357v1 genome, GAAGGTAGGTTAACCCCCTCACCACTTTGGCATCCATCAACCAGGAGTGCCTGGAGATTTCAAAGGTTTTAGAGAAAAGCCATGTCCATATGGATAACCCAATCTTGGAATGAACAAATCGGCACTGGAGTGTTTCAGAAAAATGCGAAGCATGGGTATTCAAAATGACCAGACCACAATGTCAACCGTTCGGCCAGCATGTGATCTTGAATCTGGGAAACAAATACATGCCTGCATTAGTAAAAACAGTTTCAGTAATATCATTTCTATTTGCAACGCGATGATCCATACATACTCTAAATGCGGATGCAGCAATATTGCTTTTTCTATGTAATCTGAAATGGTGAGCAGGGATTTAGTATCATGGAACACGATGATTGAAGGGTATCGAATCCATGGAGCCACTCTTCAACTTCTGGTAGAGATGAATAAATTTGGCATTTACCCAAACTCTGTTACTTATACTTCAGTGCTATCGGCTTGTAGTCATTTGGGTCTTGTGGATAAGGGGCTTGAAGTCTTACACAGAATGAAGCCTGACTTTGGCTATAACCCTGAAAGGGAACATTTTTCTTGTGTTGTTGATTTACTAGCATGACTACTGTATACCAGAATAGTTACACTACAGTTTGTATGCACATGTCGCCATGTAAGATTCTGCATTTGTTGCatacaatttttgtttttgcaccTAGATAATGTTGCATATGGCTAAACGCACAGGGTGATCGAGTGGAAGCATTACTGCAGGTAATGAACTTACTATGCCAACCACCTTGActagtgaaaaaaaatttggatgcTCCGTTTCTAGAATCTAAATGAGAAGTGATTTTTCACACTTCCCTTTTTACAATCCACactccttattttttgtttttagtcacatgaatttacaatattgctCTTGGATGTGTGAAAAAATGTACTGAAAGAAAGACAAGATAGTAAATTAAGTGAATACCCATGCTTATGCTTTGCATCCATCAACAATTAGGAACGGACAATAGGGCTGGGCTAGCCCTGACTTTTCGTAAAGAGGGGCTCTTTTTTGTTGGACTATTTCAATTAGGATTACCAAAGTAAGAAGGACCCCTAGAATTCGTAAATTTTTTGGAGCCTAAAGCGGCCGCACCTCAAGCTTTAGTTCAAGCTCGGCTCTGACGGACAAAGTAACAAAGTGAGTGCATTGGATTTGGttctgttgttttttgtttttttttttagaggagGAGACAAACTCAAAGGCTAGGATGATGCTTTGATGCGACATTGAAGGAAATTAGAGTCTTGGAAAGCATTTTATTTCCGatttttggagaaaatattTGCTGGGCAGATCGAGCTGGGAATCGTTTGGAACATTAGATCTGCCAGTGAAAGAGAATCATGTTTCTTCATGAATGATGTCAATAAACCAATTGAAGTTGAATCGTTTGGGTAATGTTTTAGTCTTCCCCAGTTTATGGGGGCTTTTTAGAGCAAGTTCACCTTTGTTCTTGGCAGTGACGAAATCAAGATTTTAATCCCAGAAACCCGCCTTAGTAGACATATTTTTTTCTAGaacatatatttattatatcataatgtttttgctttccaattcattacatttgtacattaaaataattatttaggCTACATTAACTATCacgtgctttttttttttaagaaagaaattgaaaaatgagaatgtaaaataacctattttttatcaaatcaaaccaaaattattgagATTATAAATAgatatacacgaataattaataatattcaaaactaggtatatacaaaataaaaattttaaaacttgaacaCTCGAGAAGTTGGGCCGGTGGGGGCCTAGCTCCCGgtcccaacatagctccgccacTTCTTGGTGCCAAATTTCATTGTCATTTGCCAAAACTTGCGACATCATCCAAACCAATGATTTTCATCTAAATGTAAGATGAGTTTAATCCAATTGTCTGGAACTAAGATGTGCCAAAATGACACCAAATTGGTCCGcctgcatttgttttttttgtttttggtgtgACTTTTTTTCGTTGTAACAAGTTGAAATATAATCTTAGAAATTTCATTTCTGTACAACGGGCGAACCATTAATAATAAGGCTAAGTTCCACtaagatttttggattttttcttgttttgtcctcatttaatttttttggcttttattAGTACtaacttttttagtttttcaatttatcttgacgagacaaattaataatctacaaaaattaggTGCATAActtacaaaagcaaaaaataaattgaataagaacaaaataaagaaaagcccaaaaaaaacctTTAGCAAAACTTAACCAAATATAGTACAAATAGCCAAGACAACTAAAGCTAAAAGTAAAATTGTCTAATTTAGCAGTGGTGGCATAAGAGCATTTCTATCGGTCTCAACAATTTTTTGGGTGTTGATGGTACCACGTGACGTACCCATCGATGATTTCAGCTGTATAATCACTGTGTATGGTACtgtttatcaattttttcctcgatcgaaatcgacggagatttcgggaaacaaaaCCAACAACAAAAGTAAAGGCGAATGCGGCTTGTCTCCACAAACGGATTTGAGGTTttttgccgtatttcaggacttcaccggaaaagAATTGGCGAATGATTCAATTGCTATTTTTGGTGGTGATGAATTGACTCGTAAAAGAAGACCGTCACccgccaatcttcaagaacggaatcgaCCTATCGATTGGGCGGAGTGGATTGATGGTTTAGCGAAGTGGGGTGTagcggaagaaaaataacaaatggactttgttatttttccaaggTAGATTTACAATAAAAAAGGACGGATCCTCATCGaaagtaagaaaattaagttaattctactcctactcctagttataacccgaatgggttggtagacaaaaattaataacaAAGTTGATTTGTTGAAGAAGTTTACAATAAAGCCAAAAgagactatttatagaaaatagaatgtgtaggaaataacttcctaacttctcactactcttcatcatcttccaagtgtccaaatgacttcccacaaactccaaagtgtgtaggagcatgccgcttgtccaaataacttctcttCAACCTCAAAGTGTGTAGAACAATGACAAGTGTCTTTTTAACTTCTAAATGTATAAGAGcatgccaagtgtcctgcactttattaaaatacaaacaaataaaaactagttatattattaatacgaaataataaaatagaaagcATTCTTATAAACGCCACCTTTCGATCgatcgacaggcggtgaaatatggtacAAACAGGTACCTGTCCGGCACCCAAAACTTCTCCATAATCATCAGCCAACCCTTTCTCCTCCTTAAATTTAATTGGCCGTACGTCATCGATGACGCCACAACATGTCAACAACCCCAAATTTCCACATTTTAACACTAGTTCACTTTTCTCATTCCACAAATATCTGGAAATCGGAGCCCTCCATTTTCCCGCACGCCTACCACCCcggaaaaaatcattttcccgAATGCCAAACAGCAATTCTCTCGAAATCCGAGGAACTCATAAGCCTTTCGCAACAGGTATTTGAGGTGATCATTTAATTCAATTACCTCACACATTCGGTTTCCTTTGCTGATTTTCTTTGAATCTTGGCGTTTATAGGATATCTCGATTTTTTAGGTCATAACTTCTGCGACTGCTGTAATATGGGTAGGACTTATCCTATACTATAGACATGCCTTTATCTAATTGCATTTTGCTGGATTTTAGCTGTGGTTAGCCCTCATTTCTGTTAATATGTTGCTCCACATGCTTGCTAAGTTAAGCCCCATTTATCGTGATGATAGTgaattgaggtgattttttaaggaaaatCAATATTCGACAAATGAGGTGCACCGTTTGTTGATTACTGGGTGTCTGGTCTAGCTGgagcacacctcaactaatcccggGCCTTGAAGTTTTCACAAGCAGGAAAAACACCAGTGGCCTCGAGTTTTTGTGAGATTCGGCCTTTGGGGTAAGCCCTTTAGTTGTTGTCTCCTGCCCACACGGCCAGACTCCTTGGGTTATGTATCTTGTACATATGAAAATaagttttttgataactcagtaTCACCCCAACCAAAGGCATACAACCACATGTTTAACTATCTCTTCCATTGATAGGTGTGCATACAGTGTACGcagtatgtatgtatgtatcgCTTCCCTTGTTTTTTGGTATCTTCATCCAGTGGCGTAGCCAAAAAACTATGTAAGTGGGGGCACCTTTTAAACACATTTCAACCGTAAAATTTCGTTTTAAGCAACGTTAAAACATTTGTGCTAAGAATTGAAAAAcctaacataattttttaatatagtaaATTACATAgaatttaaaaacaattgaattACTTGAATTGTCTCAGCGGATCAAATCTAAGAGCAATTCACTACACAATATTTAGCATTATTGCTCCTATTGTTAATAATTGCTAAAGTATAAAACATATAACCTATGGTTTAgacatttttgaattttggacattATGCATTAGAGAGTTTCAAATAGTAAGTGACGGTTATTTTTCACATTAGACATCTCATTTCGCTAGTATAATGACAATGTTCAAATATGTGgtaaagaaattgagaatgaaatgatatttgactagagaaaatacaattaactagagaaaatacaaaatatacattttaaaatcttaaatttaaaaaaaaaagaaaaagaaattgagtGGGGGCTCGTGCCCCCACTCGTCCTATTCTCCCTCCGCCACTGTCTTCATCACATAGTCATTATTCCacaacttgaaaatttttaactcACTCTGTAGTTTATGGCTGTTTCACTTGTTTTGTGCATAGATGTGCATGCATATGGGTATGTATTAATGGTCTTCCCTTTTGGCAGTGGCAAGTATTTTCGTGTGAATATGTTCTAAATATATCGTGAAACTTTTGTAGTACAATAATGTATTCCACAtgatattattttgtttttggtaggCGTCGGGCCCCTACTTCGCTCCGCCAATGCTTTTTGGCATTTGCTTTAGCttgtattttttccttcactcaatctctttctctctctctctgacttgCTGTTTGCAGGATTACCTGTGGTAAGACTTGGATCTCATTTCTGGTTATAAGGAGCTCCACATCCATCCTAAGTTTTGTAGAGTCCAATCTATATTGTATGTAAGTGTGTAGTTACTGAGGTCGGGAAAAACAGTTTTCATAGAGAATGACTAGGCCGCGAAAGGACAGAAGCACCTGTGAAGGTGGGAGTGCACCCGATGGAGTGGGTACTAGTCGAGGGCACAATGTTCCATCAAGTTATCTAGATCATGAAGTTGCTCAACTCACAAAGCTTAGGTCAGAACCCAATGGGCTTCTGAGCCGGGTGGGGCTGGGAAAATCGCTGTTACCTGTTTCCCCCGTGATGATGTTGGCTGGCCGAGAAAGTAATTATTCAGGGAGGGGTAGATTCTCATCAGCTGATAGTTGTCATGTTCTAAGCCGATATTTGCCCATCAATGGACCCCGAAGAATTGATCAAATGAACAGCTGTGCATATGTTTCACAGTTTTCTGCTGATGGTTCTCTTTTTGTTGCAGGATTCCAGGTATGCATTTGGTATGAAGATGTTGTAACTGGCTGTCGATGAAGTTATAATTCTTTTAGAAAGACTGGACGTAACAAATTTGTAACTGCGTGGTTTTTTTATCCTTTTGTCAAACAGGAAAGTGAAATTAGGATATATAATGTCAACGGTGGATGGGAAGTCCAAAAGGATATTTTAGCAAAAAGTTTGCGATGGACAATTACTGATGCATCTCTTTCACCAGATCAACATTATCTGGTAAGTTTGTGGCAATGTCTAGGCAATAATGTGCATACCACCTTGCCATTTTCTAAATTTACTGGACATTGAAAACTCTGTAATTTACCTTCACATGCAAATGAGTTGATATTTTGGTTTGTATGATGATGATTATTCAGCGAGGTTCCAACATTTGTATTCACTAGTTGcagttttatatatatgtttctGATACTTGGTTGTTTGATTATCTAGATTTGGTCATTTTGTGTTTATGTTCTATTATTGCCTCTGACTTTTAAAGTTAATGATGGCAGGTTTATGCCAGTATGTCGCCTATTGTCCATATTGTCAATGTTAGCTCGTCTGTGACAAAATCTCATGCAAACGTTACGGTGCGTGTTACAAGTGCTTTTGAATAACATATCTACAGGAATTCCAGTGGAGATTTGGCTGACAATTTTGCAATTAGTTCATAACTGCACAATACAGCAATTAGTTCATAACTGCACAATACATACCTATGTGGAATTTCCTTTCTAACACTATGAGGTTAATCTCTCAGAGTGTTGGATGTACTCTTATATTTCTGCTCAGCATGAGGGATTGCTTATGAGTGCTTTAATTCAGCATATATGTATCCTGTAAATCTTCCCTTAGAATGATTCAAACTGCATTTTTTCTCATTGGGGTTGTTTTATGCAGGAAATTCATGAGGGTCTGGATTTTTCAGTTGGTGATGATATTGAGGGTGAACGCTCTTTTGGGATATTCTCTGTAAAATTTTCAACAGATGGGCGGGAGCTTGTAGCTGCTAGTAGTGATGATTCCATATATGTCTATGATCTTGCAGCAAATAAGCTTGCTCTCCATATTCCAGCACACAAGGTAGTATAGTTGAACTTTTTGGTGAGACATTTCTAGTTAGTCCTTGCTGTCCAAGCTTATATCAAGAATATGCCGAAGATTTTTAAAATTAGGCTGGTTGATGAGCTTGTTCAGTTGTCTCATTTGATTATTGGGTTAGCTTGTGGATCATATCCAACTTCTTTTGACTAGTCATCATGAAAACTTGTGAGTTTTATTTCCTGTTTTGTCAAAAGAGTCCATTAGCTGAGGCTCAATGTTTTGTTGAGTTGAGATTTCTTTCTGGGTGTTTTTGCTCCTAGGATTGATGTGAATATCAACACGGATTTTTCGTGCTAGGTTTTACTATAGCAAATCATGATTCACGATTCCATCAATGACTTGTCTATCAATGTAAGCTTAGGGCGTTGTGCCGTTGTGTCGGGAGGTTGAACCGGTCTTACTTGTTCACATGTCAGGATTCTTATTCTTCTTGATAAGTTGATGCAAATGTGCTTTGTTATAATCAGTCCTCCTTTAAATTCATTTTCAAGTGTCAGCAAATAGATAGTTTAAGTTTGTTGCTGAAATTTTTTGCTTCTTCTATCTACCTCATTCTTCTCTCTTGGTTTCTTGTCTTCCCCTGTGTACATCTCTTGTAATCTCTGGTTCTTTTATAAGTGATGcttatttctttatttccaACTAAATTGGAAACAGAGCCACCTGTTGATATATATTTCTCTAATTGATTGGAGTGCTGTATCATGTGTGTGTTAGTTATTGTTTCTTTCATGCTAGCTTTTGCCTCTTGTGGTGGCTTTAGCTCATGAGCTATGTATATATCCAAAGATACTAATGCTTGATGTACTATTTTGTTGCAGTCTGATGTCAACTCTGTATGTTTTGCTGATGAAAGTGGCAATGTCATATATTCGGGGAGTGACGATAACCTGTGTAAGGTAAATTGTAGGCTAGTCCTTTTAGGAGAATCTTGGTATTGTAGATGTGAAGTCATCGCGCTTCCATTCCTCTGTCTCCTATTGGTATTCCAAATCTCTAAGTTGCTCAATCAGCCTATACCCGCAACTTGCATTATCAGCACGTTCCTTGAAAGTCCACCACGGCCCAGACTGGAGTTTGTTTGTCACTGCACAGAAATTGAGACCATAGTCGTCATATACTTGTATGTTGAGAGTACCTATTATTCAGTGTTTTAGATGCACAGGATATATCATACACATTTCAATGCAGATGATTTATAGGAAATATGATCTGGTGAAAATTGTTCTAATTCATTCTTTTGTAATCAGGTTGTATCCTATAGCACATTAGCACATGACGTAGTTCAATCGTTTTGAGAATAGTAAATGACATGGTCAAAATTGTTCCAATTCATTCTTTGGTAATCAGGTTGTATCGTACAGCACATGATGACATTCAATTGTTATGAAATATGAAGCAatattctttttcttaaaaaatggggGGTGTGAATCGGGGAGGGACTGGACCATTTTAGGTTTGTTCCAAGTTTTGTCCACGGAATTGTTTCCTGTTGATAGTTGCTTATAGCCTTGTACCCTGGTGGGGATGACCAAACTCTAACTTGGTTAGGATTACCTATATTTGTGGAGATTCATATGTATTTTATTTCCACCATTCAAAATGGATCTATTCTGCAAGACGGTGGTGATCTATAAATGTGGGCATTTGGGAAGTCGGGCCTATCGGGTAGCTGGTGATGagattttgtgtttatttcTAAATTGGTTTATGATCTTTCTCATTATATGCTATTTTGTTAACATTCAGGTATGGGACAGACGCTGTTTTGTTACAACAGGGCAAGCAGCTGG is a window encoding:
- the LOC131316340 gene encoding LEC14B homolog isoform X1, coding for MTRPRKDRSTCEGGSAPDGVGTSRGHNVPSSYLDHEVAQLTKLRSEPNGLLSRVGLGKSLLPVSPVMMLAGRESNYSGRGRFSSADSCHVLSRYLPINGPRRIDQMNSCAYVSQFSADGSLFVAGFQESEIRIYNVNGGWEVQKDILAKSLRWTITDASLSPDQHYLVYASMSPIVHIVNVSSSVTKSHANVTEIHEGLDFSVGDDIEGERSFGIFSVKFSTDGRELVAASSDDSIYVYDLAANKLALHIPAHKSDVNSVCFADESGNVIYSGSDDNLCKVWDRRCFVTTGQAAGVLTGHLEGITFIDSRGDGRYFISNGKDQSIKLWDIRKMSSKVTCPNPRLRNEWDYRWMDYPPRARNRKHPNDQSLATYEGHSVLRTLIRCYFSPAYSTGQKYIYTGSSDSSVYIYDVVTGAQVARLEYHDDPVRDCSWHPFYPTLVSSSWDGVIAEWEFSGRVPLKPPSRRRRRHFY
- the LOC131316340 gene encoding LEC14B homolog isoform X2, coding for MTRPRKDRSTCEGGSAPDGVGTSRGHNVPSSYLDHEVAQLTKLRSEPNGLLSRVGLGKSLLPVSPVMMLAGRESNYSGRGRFSSADSCHVLSRYLPINGPRRIDQMNSCAYVSQFSADGSLFVAGFQESEIRIYNVNGGWEVQKDILAKSLRWTITDASLSPDQHYLVYASMSPIVHIVNVSSSVTKSHANVTEIHEGLDFSVGDDIEGERSFGIFSVKFSTDGRELVAASSDDSIYVYDLAANKLALHIPAHKSDVNSVCFADESGNVIYSGSDDNLCKVWDRRCFVTTGQAAGVLTGHLEGITFIDSRGDGRYFISNGKDQSIKLWDIRKMSSKVTCPNPRLRNEWDYRWMDYPPRARNRKHPNDQSLATYEGHSVLRTLIRCYFSPAYRLL